One window of the Halarcobacter mediterraneus genome contains the following:
- a CDS encoding PAS domain-containing protein, with translation MSRPKVSLSFINNALLFVFLLVLSIGISFWVYLSTEKVLDYNIKQYFSQTKNLLNIIIENEKTSLDYMTFEAAEIIEDLPFNQSLLERKLENLSFLDRVDILYVQKNEKTLDFSNSLFNTKEIIVNIKKDDLKNTFTIVSLNNKKYLLLIRSKDIIDKKTGRVQAKLYIGKIINDNLSFVNMIKKSASLNDIKIYINRELIVNTSNKVTVNIKDFKDKKIIKENGKIYFKQKVIIDSKNSFDFVFSTNNLTSSLLKEDFKIIGILLFIFIIFVFIVLYMISDKYLIKPFSRLLKFAKKAKDNELVLYEESQILEFDNFAMDLKSIIDELRDLKEQYSRAIEGVQDGLWDLDLITGKSYYSNRYLLMLGYKNHLEVDIKNFWKKSVHKKDYRKTLKKLSKHLKGETSFYEDNYRFKCKNGSYKWLKVRGKVFFDIEGKPIRMTGFHTDVDHFIRLQEDNRKKEQMIYQQSKLAAMGEMIGNIAHQWRQPLNVISTIASSQIMQIELGLTKKDETIKDLNKVIDTVQYLSTIIDKFRNFFNPNKELEHFNIKDIIKENIDIFETSYKSYGIELHTKLEPIEIQGYKFELMQVLINIINNAKDALRAKEIEDNKFIFMENYIKNDKVIIKVYDNAGGIKSSIKNKVYEPYFTTKHKSQGTGLGLYMSSEIIKKHFNGTLYNETIEYEYDNKKYKGEEFIIEIPININ, from the coding sequence ATGAGTAGACCTAAAGTATCTCTTAGTTTTATAAATAATGCTTTATTATTTGTTTTTTTATTAGTTTTATCTATAGGTATTTCTTTTTGGGTATATTTATCTACAGAAAAAGTATTAGATTATAATATTAAGCAATATTTTTCTCAGACGAAAAACCTATTAAATATAATAATTGAAAATGAAAAAACAAGTTTAGATTATATGACTTTTGAAGCTGCTGAAATTATAGAAGACCTACCTTTTAATCAAAGTTTATTAGAAAGAAAGCTTGAAAATTTGAGTTTTCTTGATAGAGTTGATATTTTATATGTTCAGAAAAATGAAAAAACTTTAGATTTTAGTAACTCTTTATTTAATACTAAAGAAATTATTGTAAATATAAAAAAAGATGATTTAAAAAACACTTTTACGATAGTAAGCTTAAATAATAAAAAGTATTTACTTTTAATCCGTTCAAAAGATATTATTGATAAAAAAACAGGGAGAGTTCAAGCTAAACTATATATAGGAAAAATTATAAATGATAATCTTTCTTTTGTAAATATGATAAAAAAAAGTGCATCATTAAATGATATAAAAATATATATAAATAGGGAATTAATAGTAAACACAAGTAATAAAGTAACTGTAAATATAAAAGATTTTAAAGATAAAAAAATTATAAAAGAAAATGGAAAAATATATTTTAAACAAAAAGTAATTATTGATAGCAAGAATAGTTTTGATTTTGTCTTTTCAACTAATAATTTAACTAGTTCCTTATTAAAAGAAGACTTTAAAATAATTGGTATCTTACTCTTTATCTTTATAATATTTGTTTTTATTGTTTTATATATGATAAGTGATAAATATCTAATAAAACCTTTTTCAAGATTATTGAAATTTGCAAAAAAAGCAAAAGACAATGAGTTGGTATTATATGAAGAAAGCCAAATTTTAGAGTTTGATAATTTTGCAATGGATTTAAAATCTATAATTGATGAATTAAGAGATTTAAAAGAACAATACTCACGAGCCATAGAGGGAGTACAAGATGGTTTATGGGATCTTGATTTAATTACTGGTAAATCTTATTATTCAAATAGATATCTACTAATGCTAGGTTATAAAAACCATTTAGAAGTTGATATTAAGAATTTTTGGAAAAAAAGTGTTCATAAAAAGGATTATAGAAAAACTTTAAAGAAATTAAGTAAACACTTGAAAGGAGAAACAAGTTTTTATGAAGATAATTACCGTTTCAAGTGTAAGAATGGATCTTATAAATGGTTAAAAGTTAGAGGAAAAGTTTTCTTTGATATAGAAGGGAAACCTATACGAATGACAGGATTTCATACTGATGTAGATCACTTTATAAGATTACAAGAAGATAATAGAAAAAAAGAACAAATGATATATCAACAAAGTAAATTGGCTGCAATGGGAGAAATGATAGGGAATATTGCTCATCAATGGAGACAACCTCTAAATGTAATAAGTACTATTGCCTCAAGTCAAATTATGCAAATAGAACTTGGACTAACTAAAAAAGATGAAACAATTAAGGATTTAAATAAAGTAATTGATACAGTGCAATATTTATCAACTATTATAGATAAGTTTAGAAACTTTTTTAATCCAAATAAAGAGTTAGAACATTTTAATATTAAGGATATTATTAAAGAGAATATAGACATTTTTGAAACATCATATAAGTCCTATGGAATTGAGTTACATACAAAATTAGAACCAATTGAAATTCAAGGTTATAAATTTGAACTAATGCAAGTTTTAATTAATATAATAAATAATGCAAAAGATGCTTTAAGAGCTAAAGAAATAGAAGATAATAAATTTATTTTTATGGAAAACTATATTAAAAATGATAAAGTAATAATTAAAGTTTATGATAATGCAGGTGGAATAAAAAGTAGTATTAAAAATAAAGTTTATGAACCATATTTTACTACAAAACATAAATCTCAAGGAACAGGTTTAGGACTTTATATGTCATCTGAAATCATAAAAAAACATTTTAATGGAACTCTTTATAATGAAACAATAGAATATGAGTATGATAATAAGAAGTATAAAGGAGAAGAGTTTATTATAGAAATACCCATTAATATAAATTAA